Proteins encoded by one window of Lathyrus oleraceus cultivar Zhongwan6 chromosome 1, CAAS_Psat_ZW6_1.0, whole genome shotgun sequence:
- the LOC127100148 gene encoding uncharacterized protein LOC127100148 encodes MNLERRSTFQFKYKNVDLVTPIKLNSFVQDYGRILDILNKKMDMMIAVTIAQFYDPPLRCFTFSDFRLAPTLEGFERIIGRNLKDHNPFPKFDEGIPPKRIALALGLEVSEVVDNWDVKGAFNVLLPNIDHFVDHLAVRIFLSGNPVPFLLADLHYALHDRHEKKGGTILCCAQLFHVWFKCHMPEEGPFISKELKPSQKLASLTSNHVKWYIRDWEIEDVIVSVGDFPNVPLIGTKGCINYNPVLSLRQHGYPMNGPPKVEALEPFILHSAKEDHPMVKKIKRSWQAIIRKGKELGKRNVIAREPYTCWVRAREGSDG; translated from the exons ATGAATCTTGAGAGAAGAAgcacttttcagttcaaatacaagaacgtGGACCTTGTAACACCAATCAAACTCAACAGCTTTGTGCAAGACTATGGAAGAATTCTGGACATCTTAAATAAGAAGATGGACATGATGATTGCGGTGACAattgctcagttctatgatccacctctacgttgtTTCACATTCTCTGATTTCCGATTGGCTCCCACCTTGGAAGGGTTTGAGAGGATTATAGGCCGGAATTTGAAGGATCATAATCCATTTCCTAAGTTTGATGAAGGTATTCCTCCCAAGAGGATAGCTTTAGCTTTGGGTCTGGAGGTTTCTGAAGTCGTGGACAACTGGGATGTGAAGGGAGCTTTCAATG ttctcttaccaaatattgaccattttgtggacCACCTGGCGGTGAGAATCTTCCTCTCTGGTAACCCTGTACCGTTCCTCCTGGCAGACCTCCACTATGCTCTCCACGATCgtcatgagaagaagggaggaacCATTTTATGTTGTGCGCAACTGTTCCATGTCTGGTTTAAATGTCATATGCCCGAAGAAGGCCCTTTTATCTCCAAGGAACTCAAGCCCTCTCAGAAGTTAGCTTCTCTCACCTCCAATCATGTTAAGTGGTATATTAGGGATTGGGAAATCGAGGATGTTATTGTCAGCGTTGGAGACTTCCCCAATGTACCTTTGATAGGAACCAAGGGCTGCATCAATTACAACCCCGTGTTATCTTTAAGGCAGCATGGTTACCCCATGAATGGCCCTCCAAAAGTTGAAGCTTTAGAGCCCTTCATCTTGCATAGTGCTAAAGAAGATCACCCCATGGTGAAGAAGATCAAGAGGTCATGGCAAGCAATTATCAGAAAGGGTAAAGAATTGGGTAAGAGAAATGTCATTGCTCGCGAGCCTTATACTTGTTGGGTGAGAGCGAGAGAGGGTTCGGATGGTTAA